Genomic segment of Tamandua tetradactyla isolate mTamTet1 chromosome 1, mTamTet1.pri, whole genome shotgun sequence:
tttttcctcataGGTCTACAAGGAAGTCTTCACGAGGAGCAGTGAGAACCCAGCGTCGTCGACGTTCTAAGTCTCCTGTCCTTCATCCTCCAAAGTTTATACATTGCAGTACAATAACTTCTTCCAGCAACCAGCTCAAGCACAAAAGCCAGACTGACTCCCCTGATGGCAGCAGTGGGCTGGGAATTTCAACCCCTAAAGAGTTCAGTGCAGGAGAATGTTCTGCTTCTCCTCTTGAGGCTAATCACACAGGGGCAGTCGTTGAGCCTTTGAGAACTTCGGTTCCAAGGCTCCCATCAAAGAGTAAGAATGAAGATTCTTCTGAACCTACCCAAGTCTCCCAAGCAAGTCTCAAGGCCAATGATCTCTCTGACTTTCAGTCTGTTTCCAAGCTAAATCAGGGCAAGCCATGTGCATGCATAGGCAAGGAGTGCCAGTGTAAACGATGGCATGATATGGAAGTGTATTCCTTTTCAGGCCTGCAGAATGTCCCTCCTTTGGCCCCAGAACGAAGATCTGCACTTGAGGACTACTCTCAGTCGCTTCATTCCAGAACTCTCTCTGGCTCTCCCCGCTCCTGTTCTGAGCAAGCTCGAGTCTATGTGGATGATGTGACCATTGAGGACCTGTCAGGCTACATGGAATATTACTTGTATAttcccaagaaaatgtcccacatGGCAGAAATGATGTACACCTGATAGCAAGAAGCTAATTAATATGCTTTAAACCAATGAAGGGTTGTCAGAGAGATTTAGTTAATGGCAGACCTTGCAGCCACTTTGTGTGAGAAGACATCTCCTGCTCACTGTgcttgcaataaaaatatttcttggcatttcagttaattttcattctttaaatttaCTGTCTGTGTTCTTACATCCACTAAAACAatcagattaaaaacaaaaatccttctCACTTAGAAATGTTCCTGGATGATGAAGAAACCATAATTACTTGAGACTGGGAGTAGTGGGAATATGGTAAAAAAACCTTTGTAAAACAATGCATTTTTCAGATCTGTTTGAGATTTGGTGGCCAAGGAAAATCAAATGTAGTT
This window contains:
- the OSER1 gene encoding oxidative stress-responsive serine-rich protein 1, which gives rise to MKSEAKDGEEESLQTAFKKLRVDASGSIASLSVGDSPGIRASVRTAADDTKPKTTCASKDSWHGSTRKSSRGAVRTQRRRRSKSPVLHPPKFIHCSTITSSSNQLKHKSQTDSPDGSSGLGISTPKEFSAGECSASPLEANHTGAVVEPLRTSVPRLPSKSKNEDSSEPTQVSQASLKANDLSDFQSVSKLNQGKPCACIGKECQCKRWHDMEVYSFSGLQNVPPLAPERRSALEDYSQSLHSRTLSGSPRSCSEQARVYVDDVTIEDLSGYMEYYLYIPKKMSHMAEMMYT